Sequence from the candidate division TA06 bacterium B3_TA06 genome:
GAAGGGACTCAAGAAACGGCCTGAGAGGAGCGAACCGATCACCACCTTTATGAGAAGCACAAAGAAACCGTCAACAGGGGAGAGCATGTATAGAGCCAGAAGCACCCCGATGTTGCCCACCCCGATTCGCAGCCAGGGGATGGGAAGCGGTATCAGGTTCTCAACCGTGTATAAAGCCACCGAAAGCCCTGCCAGGAGCGCCAGATTTTGTTGCCTCGGGGTAAGGCCCCCCGTTTTCTTGGTATTGTACCTGAAGTCTCCTGGAGGTGTTTGTGAGGAGGGCTCTGAGGAGGGCGAGGAGGGCTTAGTAGGTGATGGCATCAAGCTTGCTTTTGCCTTGGATGCTTATAACGATCCGGTTGGGCAGACAGATAATCGTTTCGCCCGGTTTCGAGATCTTTCCCTGCCTGATGCAGAGCTTTTGGGGGCAGCTTGCCTTTGTGACCCAGACCTTCTTATCTTCGATGCGGACCTCGGTTTCTCCCAGGGGTCCGGGGATAACGAGGGAGGTATCTTTTAAAGCGATTTCGAACTTTTCATCCGAAGTTCCTATTTTTATAGCACTTGGGGAATTTTGATCCTTGAGAAAGCGAATCGCAAGCCAGCTTCCTGCACCCAGGATAACAAGGATTAAGATGAGGATTACGTCACCGCGCCTCAGCCAGCCTTTCACAGGACTATATCAACCTCGCGGCCGCAGGCAGCACATCGGTTTCCTTCGGTTTTTCCTATCTCGACCCCGTAGCCCATACGTCTGACAAGCAGGGCTCCGCAGTCCGGACACAGGGTGTTTTGCCCTTTCACAAGGATCAGATTGCCGAGATAGACGTAAGGCAGGCGAGCGTGGGTTTGTTCATAGGCCCGCAGCATGGTCTTGACCGGTGTCGGTGGGACGTTGTAGGAGCCATGAGGAAAGAAACGCGAGATGTGCAAAGGGATGGTAGGATCAAGGTCCTCTATGAACGAGACTACCTCATCTATCTCTGCCGGCGAGTCATTGACCTCAGGTATCAAGAGGTTGGTCACCTCCACGTGCACCCCGGCCTCATGCAGCATACGGATTGTCCGAAGGGTGCTTTCCTTATCGCCCCTCACCACCTCGCGGTAGAAACGTTCATCCCCTTTAAGGTCGACGTTTGCGGCATCGAGATGGGAAAGCAGCGCCTCAAGCGGTTCCTCGTCAATCGTGCCGTTGGTGACGATCACGTTGTAGAGTCCGGCCTCATGCGCGGCCTTGCTTGCGTCCAGAAGATACTCATACCATACCAGTGGTTCGGTATATGTGTAGGCGATCCCCTTGGAGGCGTGCTCAATCGCCATCTTGACAAGTTCCTCCGGGGTTGCCTGTCTGGAGCGTGTGCGATGTCGGGCGATCTCGGCGTTCTGGCAGAAGGGGCAGGCCAGGTTGCAGCCGTTTGCCGCTACCGAAAGTATCGCCTCCCCTGGATGAAAGTGATACAGCGGCTTCTTTTCAATCGGATCAAGATGTGCGGCTACCAGTTCACCGTAGGTTTCGGCTACAAGCGTTCCTTTCACGTTACGCCGCACAAGGCAGAATCCGGTCTGGCCCTCCTTTAAGGTGCATTCATGGAAACACAGTTTGCAGCGAACTGTGTTATCCTTGAGCTTCTCGTAAAATAAAGCTTCTTTCATCTCTCCTTAAGCTCCGGGAATCCTTTGGTGGTTAATATGTTTTTATCTTCTAAAACAATCGAGCCCTCAAATCCCTCAAGCCCCTCAAGCAGGGTGATTCCTTCCTCGCCCAGCACGAATAGGGCTGTGGCCCAGGCGTCTGCTTGAGTTGCTGTGGGTGCCAGAACGGTGGCAGAAATTACACCTCGAGCAGGCATCCCGGTCGCAGGGTCCATAAGATGATGGTAGCGAATTCCGTCAACCTCAAAGTAGTTCTCGTAATCACCTGAGGTGGCGATAGCCCCTGAATCCACTCTTATTACGCCGATAGTCTCGTTCGGGTTAGCTGAGCGGGGGTGACGTATCCCGATGCTCCACTTCGTCTTGGCTTTCGCGAATGTCAGAGCAAACCAGCCTATCCTGCGTTTGCCGAAACAGAAGATATCCCCGCCAGCGTCCACTATTCCTCTCTCGATGCCTTGTTCCCTAAGAACCTTTACCGCCCTGTCCACCGCATATCCCTTAGCTATTCCTCCTAAATCCATACCCCAACCGGTTACTACGTAACCGGCCGGGGACCCCGCCCGTAACACCAGTAACACACCTTGCATCCGTTCCGGGTCGAATCTTACAGTGTCACCTTTAATCGTTACCATCCGGTAGTCAACGAACTCAAGTACCTCCTCTATCTCTTCTTTCGGAGGTAGCTTGGGGTCATACTGGGTTGAGTCGTAAAAACCCCAAAGCTCAAGCAAAGGGAAGACGGTTGGATCGAACGCTCCTCCGCTCTTTGCCGATACCTCAAGGGCTACCTCGATCAGCCCGGCCAACTCGGCCGAGACTATCTTGCCCTCCTGGTTGAGCTGATATACCGCACTCCGGGTGGAAAAGATGCTGGTCAGGCTGTCGATGCGATCTATCTCTCGAAACGCGGCGTTCACCGCGCCTTTCAGCAGGGAGTCAGGCTCGCCCCAGGCCTTTATGGTCACGTAGGTCCCCAGGGCAAATCTGGTCTCCTCGAAAACTATTTCGGGGCCGCATCTTGTAAAAAATAACAGTGCCAGTACCGGAATCAATCGACGCATCCATGATGATACACCCCCGGCTTCTCCTGTCAACAATCAGGGTAAGAATAGGGTTTTAAGGTGGAGTTATAACTTTTGTTCAAGGGTTGACTTTTTGTATA
This genomic interval carries:
- the amrS gene encoding AmmeMemoRadiSam system radical SAM enzyme, translating into MKEALFYEKLKDNTVRCKLCFHECTLKEGQTGFCLVRRNVKGTLVAETYGELVAAHLDPIEKKPLYHFHPGEAILSVAANGCNLACPFCQNAEIARHRTRSRQATPEELVKMAIEHASKGIAYTYTEPLVWYEYLLDASKAAHEAGLYNVIVTNGTIDEEPLEALLSHLDAANVDLKGDERFYREVVRGDKESTLRTIRMLHEAGVHVEVTNLLIPEVNDSPAEIDEVVSFIEDLDPTIPLHISRFFPHGSYNVPPTPVKTMLRAYEQTHARLPYVYLGNLILVKGQNTLCPDCGALLVRRMGYGVEIGKTEGNRCAACGREVDIVL